The following proteins are co-located in the Vigna unguiculata cultivar IT97K-499-35 chromosome 9, ASM411807v1, whole genome shotgun sequence genome:
- the LOC114163709 gene encoding uncharacterized protein LOC114163709, translating to MKRSGGSKSVPSSSSASAHVGSSQFGRKVCGCGDQLLLLKATTAKNNGRFFFRCRNWASESNCNYFRWADAMEAELEGKREIEEGENENLSYSDTMILQLVQKNAKLKKKLLAERKLGEIKLFFYFVLGFYCHTLCFISVEVKL from the exons ATGAAGAGGAGTGGTGGGTCGAAGAGTGTTCCGTCGTCATCTTCCGCTTCTGCGCATGTCGGATCTTCTCAGTTTGGAAGaaaagtttgtggttgtggcGACCAATTACTGCTTCTTAAAGCAACTACTGCAAAGAATAATGGCAGATTTTTCTTCCGGTGTCGAAATTGGGCA AGTGAATCAAATTGTAACTACTTTCGATGGGCTGATGCGATGGAAGCTGAATTGGAAGGGAAGCGTGAGATTGAAGAAGGAGAGAATGAAAATTTAAGTTACAGTGACACAATGATACTACAGTTGGTGCAAAAGAATGCGAAACTAAAGAAGAAGTTATTGGCAGAGAGAAAATTGGGAGAAATaaagctttttttttattttgtcttgggCTTTTACTGTCATACTTTGTGTTTTATTTCTGTTGAAGTCAAATTGTAA